In Vibrio sp. 10N, the following proteins share a genomic window:
- a CDS encoding putative bifunctional diguanylate cyclase/phosphodiesterase, with protein MKTSIKQILTLFVTLVAAFMLTTAYLSQKQNAVRDDVLSLDEQAFEISQQASRLNVIVADYNLYRRSESLTQWSDTLDKIEKQAGQLLNITQLEEKMLAKRLSTDISRIRMQFERLSEATIDKDIQWITINLNTYSQNLITQLHNLSEEARQLAALELSRLSWNQTVAVGSTTFLSLVVLIVLYTALIVPLKTVRHEMKKIGQDYAHYDSNHSKYSRIREWHELFQSLEEMYRELQVTTVSKKELVAEVEMRKEAEGNAVSLARTDFLTGLPNRLSFFERFKVLLENNRSAFLFFLDIDNFKSVNDNLGHLAGDTLLKTVSAAILQLSDERDSIARLGGDEFAILHFTDSEQEALLFARELQAIIRLPVTFESTQLRIDCSIGIARFPDDGVEIKSLLSCADTAMYFAKRNPVSTSGIQRFTIDIGEASRRKFSLYHKLRRAVEQGSFEVWFQPQVEVGTLNVTGFEALLRWKQDDGSYLSPAIFVPMLERTVDIMRVGEFVFEKCIEFQRSLESNGFNHTVSINISAVQLEHEHFIPFLKRRVLETGLSASRFPLELTETAIFRNKQETLLSLDRLKKMGFSLQLDDFGTGNASLDLLKNFPFSTVKIDSSFTKEAANKPETRAIIKAITLLSKELSFDIVIEGVETVQQQAFAREYGIKVAQGFYYAKAMPMNEAIAWLEHYDLYSTAL; from the coding sequence ATGAAAACGAGTATTAAGCAAATCTTAACCCTGTTTGTTACTTTGGTTGCTGCTTTCATGCTGACCACGGCCTACCTATCCCAAAAGCAAAACGCGGTGAGAGATGACGTACTGTCGTTGGATGAGCAGGCTTTTGAAATCAGTCAACAAGCATCACGTTTGAACGTCATTGTCGCTGATTATAATCTCTATCGTCGTTCTGAATCTTTAACTCAGTGGTCAGATACCCTAGACAAGATTGAGAAGCAAGCGGGTCAATTACTCAACATCACTCAACTAGAAGAGAAGATGTTGGCCAAGCGTCTGTCTACTGATATTTCACGGATTCGAATGCAATTTGAGCGATTGAGCGAAGCAACGATAGATAAGGACATTCAGTGGATTACCATCAATCTGAACACTTACAGTCAGAATCTGATCACTCAACTGCATAACTTGAGTGAAGAGGCGAGACAGCTCGCGGCGCTCGAGTTATCGAGACTATCTTGGAATCAAACCGTGGCGGTGGGCAGTACTACGTTTCTCTCACTTGTCGTTTTGATTGTGCTATACACAGCGTTGATCGTGCCGCTTAAAACTGTGCGACACGAAATGAAGAAAATCGGCCAAGATTATGCTCATTATGACTCGAACCACTCCAAATACTCCCGTATTCGAGAATGGCATGAACTGTTTCAAAGCCTAGAAGAGATGTACCGGGAGCTCCAAGTGACAACCGTGAGTAAAAAAGAGCTCGTAGCAGAGGTCGAGATGCGTAAAGAGGCAGAGGGAAACGCCGTCTCTCTCGCTCGAACCGATTTTCTTACCGGCCTACCTAATCGATTGAGCTTTTTTGAGCGCTTTAAAGTCCTGCTTGAAAACAATCGAAGCGCGTTCTTGTTTTTCCTAGATATCGATAACTTTAAGTCAGTGAATGACAACTTAGGACATTTAGCTGGTGATACACTGTTGAAAACGGTGAGCGCGGCTATTTTACAGCTCTCTGATGAGCGTGACAGTATCGCTCGTTTGGGCGGAGATGAATTCGCTATTCTACATTTCACGGACAGTGAGCAAGAGGCGCTACTATTTGCGCGTGAGTTACAAGCCATAATTCGTCTTCCGGTGACCTTTGAGTCTACCCAGCTTAGAATTGATTGCTCGATAGGGATAGCACGCTTTCCAGATGACGGCGTAGAGATCAAGTCGCTACTTTCCTGCGCAGATACTGCAATGTATTTTGCTAAGCGCAATCCGGTGAGTACATCAGGCATTCAGCGTTTCACGATTGATATTGGTGAGGCGAGCCGACGTAAATTCAGTTTATATCATAAACTGCGCAGGGCGGTTGAGCAGGGCAGTTTCGAAGTCTGGTTTCAGCCTCAAGTGGAAGTAGGTACTTTGAATGTGACGGGATTTGAGGCTCTGCTACGTTGGAAGCAAGATGATGGCAGTTACCTGAGTCCGGCTATCTTTGTTCCAATGCTAGAAAGAACCGTTGATATTATGCGGGTTGGCGAGTTTGTGTTTGAAAAATGCATAGAGTTTCAACGTAGCTTGGAGAGCAACGGTTTCAATCATACTGTATCGATCAATATCTCTGCCGTACAACTTGAACATGAGCACTTTATTCCATTTTTGAAACGCAGGGTACTTGAAACAGGACTGAGTGCGAGCCGCTTTCCACTCGAACTGACCGAAACCGCGATATTTCGAAATAAACAGGAAACACTGCTTTCTCTAGACCGACTCAAAAAAATGGGCTTTTCGTTGCAGTTGGACGATTTTGGCACTGGTAATGCCTCGCTAGATTTATTGAAAAACTTCCCATTCTCGACCGTTAAAATAGATAGCTCCTTCACTAAAGAGGCAGCCAATAAGCCCGAAACACGAGCGATCATTAAAGCCATCACTTTACTGTCTAAGGAGCTCAGCTTTGATATTGTTATTGAAGGGGTAGAAACGGTACAGCAGCAGGCTTTTGCGAGAGAGTACGGCATTAAGGTTGCACAGGGGTTCTATTATGCCAAAGCGATGCCAATGAATGAGGCGATCGCTTGGCTTGAACACTATGACCTCTATTCCACAGCGCTCTAA
- a CDS encoding Na+/H+ antiporter NhaC family protein yields MSTQHKTSQSVQASGVALLPLALFLALFIGVGSYLSWQGVEFAFYQLPAPIAALPAVVLAVLLSKEKLNRAIEQFLRGVGHQDIVAMCMIYLLAGAFAAVAKASGGVDATVNLGLSAIPTSMILPGIFLISAFIATAMGTSMGTIAAVAPVALGIAQSAGMSIPLTAGVVLSGAMFGDNLSIISDTTIAATRSQGCHMRDKFKENVKIAIPAALVAMLIFAFNSSATTLPETDAIEWLKVMPYLAILVLAVSGLNVFVVLTVGILLAGGVSLLSVDDYSLTTLGQDIYTGFGNMQEIFLLSMLIGGLSELMRQQGGLAFLTKLVSRAIRTFGSTHDKTSSRRASEFGIAGLVSMVNLCTANNTVAIIVSGSVAKELADEYQVAPKRSASLLDIYSCVIQGLLPYGAQVLLLGSVFNLSPLDIIANSYYCFALALAAVVAIFLKRS; encoded by the coding sequence ATGTCTACACAACATAAAACCTCTCAATCAGTTCAAGCTTCTGGCGTAGCTCTGTTACCTCTTGCACTTTTTTTAGCTCTTTTTATTGGAGTAGGTAGCTACCTATCTTGGCAAGGGGTTGAATTTGCTTTCTATCAGCTACCAGCACCGATTGCAGCGCTTCCAGCTGTGGTATTAGCAGTCTTGCTGAGTAAAGAGAAGCTTAACCGTGCTATTGAGCAGTTTTTACGTGGTGTTGGCCATCAAGACATCGTTGCAATGTGCATGATCTATTTGTTGGCTGGTGCTTTTGCTGCGGTCGCTAAAGCCTCGGGCGGCGTAGATGCAACGGTAAATCTTGGCCTTTCGGCCATCCCAACCAGTATGATTTTGCCAGGCATTTTTCTTATTTCTGCCTTTATTGCCACTGCAATGGGTACGTCAATGGGAACAATCGCAGCAGTTGCTCCGGTTGCTCTTGGAATCGCCCAGTCAGCGGGAATGAGCATTCCGTTGACGGCGGGTGTAGTGCTGAGCGGTGCGATGTTTGGCGACAACTTGTCGATTATCTCGGATACCACTATTGCAGCGACGCGCTCTCAAGGGTGTCACATGAGAGACAAGTTTAAAGAGAACGTCAAAATCGCGATTCCCGCTGCGTTAGTTGCGATGCTTATTTTTGCTTTCAACAGTTCGGCGACGACTTTACCTGAAACTGACGCAATTGAGTGGCTGAAAGTAATGCCTTATTTGGCCATTCTTGTACTTGCGGTATCTGGTTTGAATGTGTTCGTTGTGTTGACTGTCGGTATTTTGCTTGCTGGTGGAGTGAGTTTGCTATCTGTTGATGATTATAGTCTAACGACACTCGGCCAGGACATTTACACTGGTTTTGGCAATATGCAGGAAATTTTCCTGTTATCGATGCTAATTGGCGGTTTGAGCGAGCTGATGCGCCAGCAAGGTGGATTGGCATTTTTAACTAAGTTAGTGAGTCGAGCTATTCGAACTTTTGGCTCGACCCATGATAAAACGTCAAGCCGAAGAGCAAGTGAGTTTGGTATCGCTGGTTTGGTTTCAATGGTCAACTTATGTACTGCGAACAACACCGTGGCGATTATTGTGTCGGGCAGTGTGGCTAAAGAGTTGGCCGATGAGTATCAAGTCGCGCCAAAACGTTCGGCAAGTCTACTAGATATCTACTCTTGTGTAATCCAAGGGCTGCTTCCGTACGGTGCTCAGGTATTATTGCTAGGCTCGGTATTTAACTTGTCGCCATTAGATATCATCGCAAATTCTTACTATTGTTTTGCTCTAGCGTTAGCGGCTGTCGTGGCAATTTTCCTTAAACGTTCTTAG
- a CDS encoding phospholipase D-like domain-containing protein, producing the protein MPLFKSKLAFITLTLLTLAGCAAPQPEVSEQFQNDWEFKTVKGQVALVESAPEAIARRIELVRNAKTSIDIEYFSWNKDTTGLLFLNELVLAADRGVKVRIILDDLLVFNEKWLASAATHENLDIQIFNPFNSRKAGWLTRAFDFQKHQKDLDHRLHEKYMNIDGETLVLGGRNIGDDYFSYKPKNNFFDLDILVQGEVTEDFERNFEEHWNAYYTSDIEFLIEFKDKKPLQSFHRTFEKVTKSKQNVIADIESRVRALQEPSYIAAKLTPVFDSAEKLHDSMPYFRHRIEHFVYRYPSAKKELLISTPYMLLNEDGFKVVTDFANHGADITLVTNSMASNDSGFVPAYYEKHRDELLDKGVSIYEYDTHAIHLKNVNTRKGHYHNKAFILDGKLSYIGSSNFDPRSDFLNLEFGVMIESEEFARQLEHYLLGDKSLYWKVERSNRGKLKWTRGNQLKNKEPNYGGSSKVFDKLYRVINIENEL; encoded by the coding sequence ATGCCACTTTTCAAATCGAAACTCGCGTTTATTACCCTCACGTTACTCACCCTAGCGGGCTGTGCGGCACCCCAGCCAGAGGTATCAGAGCAGTTCCAAAATGATTGGGAATTTAAGACCGTCAAAGGCCAAGTCGCGTTGGTTGAAAGTGCGCCAGAAGCTATCGCTAGACGCATAGAACTGGTCCGTAACGCGAAAACCAGTATCGACATCGAATATTTCTCTTGGAATAAAGACACCACGGGTCTTCTATTTCTAAACGAACTCGTATTAGCTGCCGATCGTGGCGTAAAAGTTAGAATCATTCTAGACGATTTGCTCGTTTTCAATGAAAAGTGGCTGGCATCTGCCGCAACGCACGAAAACTTGGATATTCAGATCTTTAATCCGTTCAATTCGCGAAAAGCGGGCTGGTTGACGCGCGCCTTCGATTTTCAAAAACATCAAAAAGACCTCGACCATCGCTTGCACGAAAAATACATGAACATTGATGGTGAAACACTGGTGCTTGGTGGACGAAATATTGGTGACGATTACTTCAGTTATAAGCCTAAAAACAACTTTTTCGACCTAGACATACTGGTTCAAGGCGAGGTTACTGAGGATTTCGAAAGAAACTTCGAAGAACATTGGAACGCTTACTACACTTCAGATATTGAGTTTCTTATCGAGTTTAAAGATAAAAAACCATTACAGTCGTTTCATCGCACCTTTGAAAAGGTAACTAAGAGTAAGCAGAACGTAATCGCAGATATTGAAAGTAGAGTCAGAGCATTACAAGAGCCAAGCTATATTGCAGCCAAGCTAACACCGGTTTTCGACTCAGCGGAAAAGCTCCATGACTCGATGCCCTACTTTCGTCACCGTATTGAGCATTTCGTATACCGCTACCCAAGCGCTAAAAAGGAGCTGCTGATTTCGACACCTTACATGCTGCTAAATGAAGACGGTTTTAAAGTTGTCACTGACTTTGCAAACCACGGCGCAGACATAACGCTAGTGACTAACTCGATGGCATCAAATGATTCAGGTTTTGTGCCAGCTTACTATGAAAAACACAGAGATGAGCTTCTTGATAAAGGCGTGAGCATCTACGAATACGATACTCACGCGATACACTTGAAGAATGTGAATACCCGTAAGGGGCACTACCATAACAAGGCATTTATTCTAGATGGTAAGTTGAGCTATATCGGTTCATCTAACTTTGACCCACGCTCAGACTTCTTGAACTTAGAGTTTGGCGTCATGATAGAAAGTGAAGAGTTTGCCCGGCAGTTAGAGCACTACCTCCTTGGAGACAAGAGCTTGTATTGGAAAGTGGAGAGAAGTAACCGAGGAAAATTGAAGTGGACTCGTGGGAATCAACTGAAAAACAAAGAACCTAATTATGGTGGTTCAAGCAAAGTGTTTGACAAGCTTTACCGAGTCATCAATATCGAAAATGAACTGTAG
- the sbcB gene encoding exodeoxyribonuclease I, whose translation MSQHQPTFFFFDYETWGVSPAKDRPCQFAGVRTDADFNIIGEPLVIYCQPPADYLPSPEAALITGITPQLCQEKGLSEPEFIAKIHEQLATPNTTSLGYNSIRFDDEVTRYTCYRNFIDPYAWSWQNGNSRWDLLDVMRACHALRPDGIEWPENEEGFTSFKLEHLSVANGIEHENAHDAMADVIATIELAKKVKAAQPKLFDYFYSMRQKRKLNELVDIVNMTPLMHVSGMLGKECQYTSWVVPIAWHPTNQNAVIVADLAKDPQPLLDLDVEALHQRLYTKRDELGQDELPVPLKLIHLNKCPILAPAKTLTAENAANIGIDREQCLKNLALIKQHPEVREKLIGLYSIEREYAEDNDVDTQLYSGFFTPADKSAMDIIRETEPNNLSALDISFCDSRIEPLLFRYRARHFAWTLDESEQTRWANHCREFFESRIEDYMLNMENLVHEHESDEKKLAILKSVYRYVERLVS comes from the coding sequence ATGTCTCAGCACCAACCCACTTTTTTCTTCTTCGATTACGAAACTTGGGGGGTGAGCCCGGCGAAAGACAGACCTTGTCAGTTCGCTGGGGTAAGAACGGATGCAGACTTTAATATCATTGGCGAGCCTTTGGTCATTTATTGCCAACCACCCGCCGATTACCTTCCTTCACCAGAAGCTGCGCTCATTACCGGAATTACCCCTCAGCTATGCCAAGAAAAAGGGCTCTCGGAGCCTGAGTTCATCGCCAAGATCCATGAACAATTAGCGACGCCAAATACCACCAGTCTCGGCTATAACAGCATTCGCTTTGACGATGAAGTGACTCGATACACCTGCTACCGCAATTTCATCGATCCTTATGCTTGGAGCTGGCAAAACGGCAACTCTCGCTGGGATCTGCTCGACGTCATGAGAGCGTGTCACGCACTGCGCCCAGATGGTATTGAGTGGCCAGAAAATGAAGAAGGATTTACTAGCTTCAAACTGGAGCACCTTTCTGTTGCCAACGGTATTGAGCATGAAAATGCTCACGATGCGATGGCCGATGTCATCGCTACTATTGAGCTCGCGAAAAAAGTCAAAGCGGCTCAGCCTAAGCTGTTTGATTATTTCTATTCCATGCGCCAAAAGCGCAAGTTGAACGAGTTGGTTGATATCGTCAATATGACGCCACTAATGCACGTCTCAGGAATGCTCGGGAAAGAGTGTCAGTACACTAGCTGGGTCGTACCAATTGCTTGGCATCCTACTAATCAAAACGCAGTTATTGTCGCGGATTTAGCGAAAGATCCTCAGCCTTTGCTCGATCTTGATGTTGAAGCGCTGCACCAAAGACTCTACACCAAGCGCGATGAACTCGGTCAAGATGAGCTTCCAGTGCCACTCAAGCTTATTCACTTAAACAAGTGCCCAATTCTAGCGCCGGCCAAAACACTCACTGCCGAAAATGCAGCGAACATTGGTATTGACCGTGAGCAGTGTTTAAAAAACCTTGCGCTTATTAAGCAGCACCCAGAAGTTCGTGAGAAGTTGATCGGCCTCTACAGCATTGAACGTGAATATGCAGAAGACAATGATGTCGATACTCAACTCTACAGCGGATTCTTCACTCCTGCGGATAAAAGTGCGATGGATATTATTCGCGAGACAGAACCGAATAATCTATCTGCATTAGACATTAGTTTTTGTGATTCTAGAATTGAGCCTCTGCTATTCCGATATCGCGCGCGCCACTTCGCTTGGACGCTTGATGAGTCGGAGCAGACAAGGTGGGCAAATCATTGTCGTGAGTTTTTCGAAAGTCGTATTGAAGATTACATGCTAAATATGGAAAACTTAGTTCACGAACATGAGTCTGACGAGAAAAAGCTCGCCATACTAAAATCCGTCTACCGCTACGTGGAGCGTCTCGTTTCTTAA
- a CDS encoding ABC transporter substrate-binding protein: MGRVPIMMLCATLLLGCGEKETTQSLPKDVTVVTGLQPGASLLYLAHAAERFEKQNLNLTIEPRPSGTLALRSVIDGEIDADVIFAADIAYLARQHLLPDYRVVATVFDSDNSNAIASLQPFSSLADLENKVLCTQYVSALHFFGQALAERSGAQNVIFKFVPVSELNRHLIEGECDYITIREPFVSELISQTNQTGFVKYFPGTFLQYELMLAHRRLSDEDVSRLLLAMIDAESVLEEQPDYAKQVLMDSFNADAKQVQKLLADSVLSVSLYQPLIALFDREFVWLQSHGLSADSTTDTKNLLRPKPLRDAAPLRQTILDYENEY, from the coding sequence ATGGGACGTGTGCCGATTATGATGTTGTGCGCCACACTGCTTTTAGGCTGTGGTGAGAAGGAAACGACGCAATCTCTACCTAAAGATGTCACCGTGGTAACGGGTCTTCAGCCCGGTGCCAGTTTGTTGTATCTCGCTCATGCCGCAGAAAGGTTTGAAAAGCAAAATCTTAACCTGACAATCGAACCTAGACCCAGTGGGACATTAGCGCTTCGTTCAGTGATTGATGGTGAAATCGATGCCGACGTCATATTCGCCGCGGATATTGCCTATCTCGCACGTCAACATTTACTACCGGATTATCGTGTAGTGGCGACGGTCTTTGATTCAGATAACTCCAATGCTATTGCAAGCCTGCAACCATTTTCGAGCCTCGCGGATCTCGAAAATAAGGTGCTTTGTACGCAGTATGTATCAGCGCTGCACTTTTTTGGACAAGCTTTGGCGGAGCGAAGTGGTGCGCAAAATGTCATCTTTAAATTTGTGCCCGTCTCTGAACTAAATCGTCACCTTATTGAAGGTGAATGCGACTATATAACGATTCGAGAGCCCTTTGTTTCAGAACTTATTTCTCAAACAAACCAGACCGGCTTTGTGAAGTATTTTCCCGGAACCTTCCTTCAATATGAATTGATGCTGGCGCATCGACGCCTTTCCGATGAAGACGTATCGCGATTGCTGCTTGCGATGATTGACGCAGAGTCCGTCCTTGAAGAGCAGCCTGATTATGCCAAGCAAGTGCTGATGGACAGTTTTAATGCAGATGCCAAACAAGTGCAAAAGCTTCTCGCAGATAGCGTGTTATCGGTGTCACTTTACCAGCCTCTCATCGCGTTGTTTGATCGAGAGTTTGTATGGTTGCAGTCGCATGGTTTGTCGGCAGACTCAACGACTGATACGAAAAACCTATTGAGACCAAAACCGCTTCGTGATGCCGCGCCGCTTAGACAGACGATTTTAGACTATGAAAACGAGTATTAA
- a CDS encoding LysR family transcriptional regulator, with translation MNFSIEQLQSFVAVYEQGSFSKAAQALDKHRTTIGQVIRNLEDELAVELFERVGRTAQPTEDATLLYRYAKQVIEQARSFDMLALSLSYGELESITIAYNSFLPPRAISHVRRKLLELHPNMKVNFIIRNRVDILEGIKEDTIQFGIINVDNRSLMSSIDSTLVNNITFSVFVSKDHEVLNLPEEQRWSSLKSQKQIVIKSMIEDNMENKTISSSDYEVVDQLSLALELIRDNVGWGLLPRLVTYTDFNTDNLVEVELSVMKEKFRVPMAVCSPHSKHLRTLHSEIVSTLVSYVEKTNKEALEKYGKSS, from the coding sequence ATGAACTTCAGCATTGAACAACTACAGAGTTTCGTTGCGGTGTACGAACAAGGATCGTTCAGCAAAGCAGCTCAAGCGCTCGACAAGCACAGAACGACAATTGGACAAGTAATCCGTAACTTAGAGGATGAGTTGGCGGTTGAACTCTTCGAGCGAGTGGGAAGAACCGCGCAGCCAACAGAAGATGCAACCCTTCTTTATCGGTACGCAAAGCAGGTCATAGAGCAAGCCCGTTCTTTCGATATGCTCGCTCTAAGTTTGTCCTACGGGGAACTGGAATCGATAACAATTGCTTACAATAGCTTCCTTCCGCCGCGTGCTATCAGTCACGTTCGCAGAAAGTTACTCGAGTTGCATCCAAATATGAAGGTCAACTTTATCATTCGCAACCGGGTTGACATATTGGAGGGAATAAAGGAAGACACGATACAATTTGGAATCATTAACGTAGACAACCGCTCTCTCATGAGCAGCATCGACTCTACACTGGTCAATAACATCACCTTTAGCGTTTTCGTGTCAAAAGACCATGAAGTCCTTAACTTACCCGAAGAACAACGCTGGTCGTCGCTAAAATCTCAGAAGCAAATCGTCATCAAAAGTATGATTGAAGACAACATGGAAAATAAAACTATATCTTCATCAGACTATGAAGTGGTCGATCAATTATCATTAGCGTTGGAGTTGATTCGCGACAATGTTGGTTGGGGCTTACTCCCTAGATTAGTAACTTATACCGACTTTAATACTGACAATCTTGTAGAAGTTGAACTCTCAGTAATGAAAGAAAAGTTTCGAGTTCCAATGGCAGTTTGTTCACCACATTCAAAACACCTTCGAACTCTGCATTCGGAGATCGTTAGTACTCTAGTGTCATATGTAGAGAAGACCAACAAAGAAGCTCTCGAAAAATATGGGAAGTCTAGTTAG
- a CDS encoding GNAT family N-acetyltransferase, with amino-acid sequence MSELQIIKADYSAVSELCAMFLDAYADNEAMQAALRQDEVADFAHDCYWRWAVGEWGLAGGEVYTTPERDGCVIMRPPGTHQPDVMQKMEVLSIVTRMMGSNRIEIAKEVCEQMLAVPPMQDCYWLWGLGVSPKAGGKGLASALIKTVTDQADAAGKPTYVVASSEKVVKTFERRGFEVLSKSENFPYWFMLRPVQG; translated from the coding sequence ATGTCTGAATTACAAATTATTAAAGCCGACTACTCAGCAGTGTCCGAGCTGTGTGCCATGTTCTTGGATGCGTACGCAGATAATGAAGCGATGCAAGCCGCGTTGCGTCAAGATGAAGTGGCAGACTTTGCCCATGATTGTTACTGGCGTTGGGCAGTGGGTGAATGGGGACTTGCTGGTGGTGAAGTTTACACAACACCTGAAAGAGATGGCTGCGTTATCATGCGTCCGCCAGGCACTCATCAACCCGATGTGATGCAGAAAATGGAAGTGTTATCTATCGTTACTCGCATGATGGGCTCTAATCGAATCGAGATTGCTAAAGAAGTGTGCGAACAAATGCTTGCTGTACCACCAATGCAAGATTGCTACTGGCTATGGGGCTTGGGTGTATCTCCGAAAGCAGGCGGTAAAGGTTTAGCAAGTGCACTGATTAAAACGGTCACTGATCAAGCCGATGCGGCGGGCAAGCCAACTTACGTCGTTGCCTCAAGTGAAAAGGTCGTGAAGACGTTTGAACGACGTGGTTTTGAAGTCCTTTCTAAGAGTGAAAACTTCCCTTACTGGTTTATGTTACGCCCAGTTCAAGGTTAA